AGCTATCCGTTGCCTTGAATGAAATATCTTCTGACAGTCCTTTTTATAACTTAGAAGGAAAAGACAATGTGGTAGCCATCAATACCAATCGATATGCAGTAGAACCACTGGTGATTAAAGGAGCCGGTGCAGGAGCCAACATAACGGCGAGCGGCGTCTTTTCTGATTTAATGCAAATCATCAATAATTGAGCATGAAAAGTATAACCGCCTTCGCCCCCGCCACACTTGCCAACTTCAATGTGGGCTATGATATTCTGGGACTTTCTTTGAATAACATTGGCGATGAAGTAGAGCTGACCTTTAACAATACGGGGACAAATAAAATCATCGAAATCATCAACGGTGACGGCCTTCCTTATGAGGTCGAAAAAAATTGCTGTTCAGTTGTGATCCGAAAAATGCAGGAAGCACAAAACGACTTTCGCGGAGTTGATATTCGACTGAAGAAAGGATTTGCCGCAGGGAGCGGACTGGGCTCGAGTAGCGCCAGCAGCGCTGCAGCCGCCTATGGTTACAACCACCTGATTGACTCACCCTATACCAGTAAAGAATTGGTAGCTTTCGCTGCCGAGGGGGAAAGAGTGGCTTGTGGTACTGATCACGTTGACAATGTGGCTCCATCTCTCCTGGGAGGCATCATCTTGGCCAAGGGAAAGAATCCCGACGACCTGATCAAACTTCCTTTGATCGACAATCTTTATATCGTCACACTCTATCCCAACATTACCGTAAATACAGCTGATTCCCGAAAGCTCTTGGAAGACCAAGTTCCTCTAGACACGTATATCAAACAAGTGGCGTATATGGGAACATTTGTGGCAGGTCTTTATGAAAAAAACCTTCGTTTGGTTGCGGACTCTCTGCGCGATTTGGTCGTAGAACCCGCACGAAGTTTTCTCATTCCGCACTTTAAAGAAATGAAATCTATGGCTATGACCAATGACGCTATGTCTTTTGGTATTTCGGGATCAGGTCCGTCCATATTTGCACTTGCCGAAGGCGAAGAAAATGCCAAGCGCATTGAAGCGGCTCTGTTAAAAATATACGAAGATGGAAACATCGCAACTCAAACCTTTATCAACGCGTTGGTCGAAAACAGCGGCGCACGAATTCTAAACCCGAAGCCATGAAGTACATCAGCACTAGAAAAAATGAGGAGAAGGCCTCATTCGAAGAGGCGGTCATCAACGGGCTCAGCCAAAACGGCGGTTTGTATTTTCCGGAAAGCATTCCTCAGCTTCCCGTTTCTTTTTTTGATCAAATTGAAAATCACGAAGACCACGAAATTGCTTTCCGAGTTCTTAAACCATTTGTGGAAGAATCCCTAACGGATGAACAACTCAGGCAAGTCATTGCGACCACTATTACCTTTCCAACTCCCGTCGTTGAGGTAGAAAAGGACATCTACTCACTGGAACTGTTTCATGGACCCACACAGGCCTTCAAGGATGTCGGCGCTCGATTTATGTCGCGCTGCTTGTCGCATTTTTACAAGGATAAAAAAGAAGACGTCACCATTCTCGTGGCTACTTCCGGGGATACGGGAAGTGCAGTCGCTCATGGTTTTTTTGATCTGCCGGGCGTTGCCGTAACCATACTTTTCCCGAAAGGAAAAGTGAGTCCTTACCAAGAGTTTCAAATGACGAGCTTGGGAAAAAATATCCTTGTCGCCGAAGTAGAAGGGACTTTCGATGATTGCCAAAAACTGGTCAAAGAGGCTTTCAACGATAAGGAATTACGAAAGGAAATGACACTGAGCAGTGCCAACTCCATCAATATCGCACGCTTGCTTCCGCAAATGCTGTATTACTTTTTTGCCTACAAGCAGCTCAAGTCAAAGCTCGGCGATAAAAGACTCGTGGTATCCGTTCCTTCGGGAAACTTAGGTAATCTTACGGCGGGCTTATTGGCCAAAAAGATCGGGTTGCCCATCGATCAGTTCATTTCAGCGCACAATGCCAACGATACTTTTTACCAATACCTCTCCACAGGTGAATTTGTAAAGAAAGCTTCCGTGCTCACTTATTCTAACGCTATGGACGTGGGCAATCCGAGCAATTTTGAACGGATAGAGCACCTCTACAAAGGCAACATCACTCGAATGAAAGCCGATGTCAGTGCCAATCGATTCAGCGATTCTTCCACCGTTGAAGAAGTGGAGAAGTGCTATCGAGAAACCGAGTATATTTTAGATCCACACGGCGCAGTTGGGAAATTGGCCTTATCCGAGCAACTCCATGAAAATGAGATCGGGGTGTTTTTGGAAACGGCTCATCCACAAAAGTTCTCGAAGATCATCGTCAAAGCCATTCCCGACTATCGATCTGAGAAAGTGAACCTGGAAGGCTGCAGCAAAGTCAGTATGAAAAATGACTACTCCGATTTGAGAAAGCTTTTGATGAAGCGGAATTGAAGAAGTCGAACATCTCGATTCCTATTTGAATAGGGAGAATTCGATCTTGAATCTACCTCATTACCCAAAGTGTTCAATTCCATTCGAACCTCACAATCATCACCATCAATTCAAAACCAATGCCAAACCTCAATTTGAATAGACTGTGATCAAGCGATTCTTCAAATGGACATTCAGACTTATATTGGGATTAATTCTGCTGATTGTAGTAGCATATGGAGGTTTTCATCTGGCAGAATACGCCACGGGCGGGAAGTACCTCGACTATCTTATGGCAAATAGTGAGAGCGTGACTACCGAATCAAGTTTCACCTTCGAACTAATGGGTACCGATATCGAGAATAGTAAACTCATCCTTGTCGGAGAGATTCACGGATTTAAAACTCCACAACAGTTCGATCTCAACTTCTTTAAATACTTACATAGCGATCATGGCGTAAGCACTTATATAGCCGAGCTCGTCTTTGTTCAGGCTGAACTTATGAACGGATATATGGAGTCGGGAAGCGAAGATGAACTCTACCGATTTCTCGAAAACTGGGCTGTGGTTCAGGGGCAGAGAAACATAGACTATTACGATAAGTACCGGAAGCTTTAGGAGTACTACCAGTCGCTCCCTCCTGACGAGCGCTTCCAATTTATCGGTATCGATCAAATTCAGGATGAAGCGCTTTTTGCTGATTTTGTAAATAACTTAGTCCCCGATAGCCTTCTTCCTGAGTTTTCGACCATCAGTGATGCGACCCTTTCGGGGAAATTGAACCTGCTCAAAACAGCTTTTGCCAATAGCGCTGATACCTTAACCATGCTTGATCACCTTCAAGCAAACTTGGAATATGAAAAGATCGGCAGGGAAGAAATCCTCTTTCGAAATTTTCATGCGCTGTACGAGCAACATAATCTTAGAGCCGAAAAAGTATACGGATATTTCGAGCTGTTTCATGTATTCCAATACCGCGTCAATGGCAAACATCCATTGGCTTCGAAAATTAGAGAATCTGATTTAGGACTTTTAGAGAAAATTCTCTCCGTCAACTTTATGATGAATGAAAGCTATATGGTTATGCCTAGCCGAGGTTTGCCTGAGTTTATGCGCACGGGGTCGGTCAATAGCAAGATGCCTATTTCTGCGGACAACATGCTCTTCATGCACATCTATGGTGTGAAGGACTTTAAGCGCACGACTCCCGAAAACCACAAGTCGCTTATCAAGCTCGACGTTGAAGCTAGCCCCTACGAATGTTCGAGTCGGATGAATAGCACGATTCAAATACTTCCTGTGGCAGATAAAATGGAAATGACCGACGAGGGGGAGCCTTATGTTCAGTACACTGTATTCATTAGGAACTCAGATTGAGCAGAGCCGATGGATCAATAGATTTTTGGCTTAGAACCAAATTAAAAATCCAACGTCAACTGCCCTCCTTTACTTGGAGGCTCCGTATCGAGATTGCTCACCGAGATGCCAAAGAGTCGAAAGGACTGCTCACGTGGATGGGCTTCTAGTAGCTCCAAGGCGATGCTGTATATCTCCTCCTCGCGATCAGTAAAATGATCGATGGAACGGCTCCGCGTATGTGTGGTAAAATCGCTGTAGCGCAATTTGAGGGTGATCGTTTTGCCTCTGTACTTACCTTGTTTCATGCGTTGGCTTACCTCTTCGGATATGGGTTGTAACGCCGCTATTTGCTCCGTCAAATCTGAAATATCTTCGCTGTAAGTGCGCTCCGCTCCCACCGATTTGCGGATGCGATCGGGCCGCACGGGTCGCTCATCTAGTCCCCGGCAAATGTGAAAATAGTAGCTACCACTCTTACCAAAGAGCTGAACCAATTCAGGGCGAGTGTACTTCCGCAAGTCTGCACCGGTGTGAATACCCATCCCATTCAGTTTTTCGGCTGTGACCTTCCCGATACCGAAGAAGCGCTTGATCTCCAAATTGGCGGTAAACTCATCGATCTGTGTGGGATGAATCAATTTTTGCCCGTTGGGCTTGTTGATGTCCGAGGCTACTTTAGCCAGAAATTTATTGACCGAGATACCGGCACTGGCGGTAAGTTGGGTTTCATCCAAAATGCGTTGACGTATCTCGCGGGCTATTTCGGTAGCGCGGTTCATCCCGCGCTTGTTTTCGGTTACATCCAGAAAGGCCTCATCGAGCGAAAGTGGTTCCACCAAGTCGGTGTAGTCGTGAAAAATTTCGCGAATCTGTTGCGACACTTCTTTGTAGACTTCGAATCGCGATCTGGTAAATATCAACTCGGGACACTTTCGGGCGGCGATGGAGGAAGGCATCGCAGACCTAACGCCAAACTTTCGCGCTTCGTAACTTGCCGCAGCTACTACACCGCGTTCGCGGGAGCCGCCAACAGCTACGGGCTTCCCTCGCAATTCGGGATTATCGCGTTGCTCAACGGATGCAAAGAAGGCATCCATATCGATGTGCAGGATTTTGCGCAGTGTACTGGTTTTTCTAATTGCTAACTGCAAAAGTAGCAGACTTAGGGGTTGAAATACAATCAAAGCCCTCCTCCGTCATGCCTCTACTGCGTCGTGGCCTGCCAGCTCCTCCGAAGGAGCATAAAATCACGCCAATCAATTTTAACTGTTCTTACTCTACACTCTGTGCTGACCAAATAAAAAAAGGATAGCTCTGAAAACGTGTCCTCCGCTAGCGGAGTTGGATTGCGCAATCTGGCGGTACCACAAACCCGTTTTCTCATCGATCTCTTTCACCTTTTACCTCATCGAACTATATTCGCTTGAGCATTCTCCTTTAGAGAAAACTTACTGAATACATCGTCAAGTTACACGGTGCAAAACATGGAGGCATTAATTGAACTTAAAGGGAAGATACAAGCCGTCAGTACTATGGAGTAAGGCAAAGGCCTTTGCTACGCTTGCTTGTTTGGTCTTTGGTCTATCCGGTTTCGCCCAATCTCAAGCAATCGATCTCACCCTGCGTGAAGTCTCTACTTATGACTTGTCATCGGGGTTTTCAACCAACTGTTTCGAGAAATCATTCCAAGACCCGACTGGTCTTCTCTGGTTAAAATCTTGTCCATTCGTAGGATGGGAATACAACCACCATTTCACAACATTTGATGGGCACACACCCAGAATCCCTGATTTTGAAGGCGATGAATTCCCAAACGGGCTAATTGTTCAAGCTTTGGACATGACCCCTGAGGGCATAATATATGGCACCTATTCTGATGAAGTCCGAAAAAAAAATGGTCTCTTCTTCCTGAATACAATCGATAGAACGCTTCGGATTCGAGAAAGCAAAGTATTGGGCTCGGAAAGTCTCCCATTGGTTTCTTGTCAGCTAGACGGTGAATCGCTCATCCTTCTCTTTGCTGATACTACGGGATTTGACATTCGTAGGATGAACATGGCCGATGAAGTCACTGAATTGGTCCTGCGTAAGCGCTATGATTTCAACCCTAGACTGCGCCCTGAGAATAGACACAATCCCTTCATCGGTCGATTTGTTGACGCCTCGTACATTTATCACTATCAAGACAATTATTGGGTCCTTACCGGCGGTTTGCCCTTTTTCCGGTACGACGCACTCAAAGATTCATTGACTACCATTGGCGCAGAGCATTTGGGCAATGCCTATGAAGAATATCTCAGCAATCTCGACCAGCCTCCCATCTTCATACCACAAACAGATGGCCGTTTTATTTTGGCCCTGCCGAATACAGAAGCCGGGGTATTCCAATACGATGTTGAAAAAGATACTTACACCCCCTTCCCCGCACTTTTTGGAATGACGCAAAACGATCGTGCGGGAATTACTAAAAGTGCCAGCGCCCAACCGAACAAAGCAATCAGGTATCTGAAGAACGATCCCATTGAATATGAGAACGTGCTATTGAATAGCGATGGATCGGTGACCAAAGTTTTACTGCCCTCGGCTGTGCGCGAAGTGTTCTATTACCAGAAATCATCTTCGGGCCATATTCTGGTATGTACGGATGCAGGATTAATGGTCACGCAGAGCAAGGACAATACTCCGGCGCAGGCATTTTTAAACGAATTTCCTATGCGGAGCTTATTGCCCTTAAACGACTCCGTGGTTTTGATCAATGCGCGCGCCATAGGCAAACCTATCAGCACCTTCAATGTTTTGAATCCAAATGCGGAACTCAAGCCATTTTCCGACTATTTCCAAGGAAACGACGGCGGTCAATTGGTGCAAAGAACCGATGGAAAAATCTGGGTGCCTTCAGGAATTGAGGTTGCACTTATCGATGTCACGGCAAATCGCGTTTCTACATTCCCGAACCGTTTTGCAAATTTTGAACGATTCGACCTGATTGATGACACGACTTTGGCCGTTTTTTACGAAGGTGAGCTCTTTGAATGGAATCCCGTTACAGATGCTTACAAACTGCTGTTCAGCCATCCTGAGCTGATCGAACAATCCGGTTATTTACATGCCTTGCACATCCATTCCGATGGCGACTTCTATATTGCTATGAACAATGGCTTAATTCGCATTTCCAAGGATTTCAACAAACACGAAATTTTTGGAATTTCTTCTAAAGATCAACTATTGAAAATCCTTTCTATTACGGAAGATTCTGAAGGTCGGCTCTGGCTGGGCACTTATGCCCATGGCATTCAGGTTTTCAATCCGGAAGATGAATCTTTTCAACCCATTGACATTTCGAATGGATTGCTGAGCAATACGGTAGCCTCCATTGAGGCGGGTATCGATGGTATTATGTGGGCGGGGACGTTTAATGGTGTGTCCATTATCGATGCAAATACTTTCGAAGTAGTGACTACCCTCACCGAAGATGATGGCTTGGCAAACAATGAATCCAACCGATTTTCGTCAGGGAAGTTCTCAGATGGGCGCATCCTGATCGGTTCCATCACCGGGTTTTCGGTGATATCACCACATACTGTGGCTAAGGCGATGGAGCACCATACATTGCCGGAGATTTTTCTATCTGCTGCATCCTGGAAAGATGCCGATACGGGCGAAGAAAGGATAGCTTATACAAGCAGCGATGAAATCATTGAACTTCCGGCCAATAAACGCGACCTCACATTGGAACTTGCTTTGAATGTATATGGAGAGCCAAACACGCATAAATTCAAATACAAAATTGGAGAAGGCGCATGGCAATTCGCAGGTTCCAGTCAAAGGTTGTACCTAAATAGCTTGCCGACAGGCTCCTACTCCATTCAGGTAAAAGGTATCGATCATCTCGGTAACGAATCAGTCAATACTGCTGTGATCCCAATCAATGTATTGCCCTTTTTCTACCAGCAATGGTGGTTCTATTTGCTCTGTGCATTGCCTTTCTTGGTTTTTGGATTTGCGTGGGTACGTCGTCAGAAAAAAATCAAAAAGGAATTGATTACTGAGGTAGACTTGGCCACATCTAAGCTAAAAGAGGACAAGGTATTGATCGAAAGTCAAGCCAGGAAACTTCAAGAATTGGATGAACTTAAATCGCGGTTTTTCACCAATATCTCTCACGAGTTCCGAACGCCCCTTTCTGTGATATTGGGCATTGCCAATAGGCTGGAAAAGCATCCGGATGAAGGGGTAAACACAAATGTGGGGCTCATTCAGAAGAACACAAACATTCTGCTCAACCTCATCAATCAAATTCTAGACCTGGTAAAACTCGAAGCGGGTGAGCTGCAGATAGATTATGTGCAAGCCAATATGATTGCCTTCATTCATCGGATAGTAGATGGTATAAAACCACTTGCCGATAGTAAAGGTGTGAGTGTGCAATTGCACTGCACTCCCGAAGAATTGGTGATGGATCTTGACCAAAACAAAACCTTTAGGATTCTGGCAAACTTGCTGAGCAATGCGATTAAGTTCACTCCGGAAAATGGTGAAGTCAAGATCAATACCTTGGTTGAAAATGGAAAGCTCAAACTAACCGTTTCCGATACGGGGCGTGGTATACCTGCCGATAATCTGCCGTTGATATTCGACCGTTTTTACCAAGTAGATTCCTCAACCATTCGTGAAGGTGAGGGAACGGGTATCGGTCTGAACTTCACCAAAGAGCTGATAGAACTCCTTTCGGGAACCATCGAAGTACAAAGTACTGTGGGCCGAGGAACTACTTTTACCGTTTGGCTTCCCATAAAGCACAATGCTGCACTCACGAAGATCCAAGATTTGGAATCGACCGAGAGCATAATGATGCTGCCCGCGAGCGAGGAAATGACTGCAACGGAATTACCTCCTGATGATTTTCCCCTCCTATTGATCATTGAGGACAATGCCGACGTGGCAAAAGTGCTAAGGCTCATCTTGCAACCGACTTATCGTTTGAGCATAGCGGAGAATGGGCAAATTGGGATTGATCAGGCCAAAGCGCTGGTGCCCGATATGGTGCTCTCGGACGTGATGATGCCTGTGAAAGATGGTGTGCAAGTATTGAATGAATTGAAAAACGACCCCATTACTTCGCATATCCCGGTCATATTGCTCACTGCCAAAGCAGATATGAAATCGCGCCTGGAAGGGCTGCGCAGAGGTGCCGACGATTATTTGAGCAAGCCTTTTCACGAGGAAGAGCTCAAACTCAGAATTAAAAACAATCTGGAAGCCAAGCAACGCTTGCAGGCGCGCTACCAAAATGGAGCACCAACCAATCCGAGTAACCATCCGGAGGTTGAGCTGGAAGATGCGTTCATTCTGAGTTTACAAAAAATCCTCGAAGCGCATTTGGACAACAGTGAATTTGGTATCAAAGATTTTTGTGCCGAACTAGGCGTGAGCCGCATGCAACTCCACAACAAACTCAAAGCCCTTACAGGACTTTCTACTTCCAATTACATTCGATCCTTGCGCCTGAAAAAGGCCAAAGAATTGATGAAAAATGCTGAGTTAACCGTTTCAGAAATCGGATACATGGTAGGATTTGCATCCCATGCTTATTTCAGCAGAAGTTTCAGCGAACAATTTGGCCAATCGCCTTCCGAATACAGGGAAAAGCTGTCTTAGGCACCGCAGCTAAGCATGCGATAAGGAGCAAAAAACAGCTCCGTAAACCACTGTTTAACAGGATGATTTACAATAGTGCATAATGCAAATACAATGTTGCAAAGCGATGCTTGCATTGTGTCTCATATTTGGATTGAACAAAATGTGAACTGATAACACAAACACCATGAAACACTTCTACAAGTTTCTTTTTTTAGCGGCCATTTTACAAGCTCAATTTGTACATGCCCAAGATTTCACCACAACTTTTTTCGCTCCGAACATTGCAGACTGGAATGAAGTTGCACCAGAATCCGTCTCCGTTACATTCTCGTCTAATAATGTAGCATTGGGATGCACACCCGAAATGGTCATGGGTCAATCAATCCCTTTTTCTTGGTATCAAAACATACTAAACCAAGAGTACAAATGGAATACTGTAGCTCCCAATACGGCGGTCGAAATCACCATTGAATTTGAATTTGAAACTGGCGAAATATTTGAACCAGCTCTCTTTCCTTTTCACAACGAAATAAGTGTCGATTACAACGGAATTTCCCAAACAATTGCGCTAGAGGTAGACGATAATTTCGTGTCACCTTCCATGTCCTGTACCTTCACAATCGATACCGGCGACCCTATCTTTGAAGAACCATACAGCCGTGGGCTAGACATCGTATTCTGGGATCGCAACAATATTTTTGACGATGCCTTTACGATGGCTACTCAGTTTTTTATTCCGGGTGACCGAATGATAAACAATCCGCTATGGACGACTACTGCTCCATCTACCCCACAGCTCATTTTGCGCGACCCGCCCGGTGATGGTAGTTTTACAGAAATCATTCAAGGCGATGAGACCTGTCACGGACACGCCGTGTCGGTGGCGACTGATGAATCTACCGAAGTCTGGGCATCTGTTAAACTCGGTGTGAGTGGCGAAGTGGGACTCCTTTATTCATCAACTGTGGACACTTATTTGGAAGTATCCGGGGGGCTTGAAATGGGCTTGGTTCACACGACCGTGGACGAATCAAAAATGTGTATTAGTGTTGAAAATAATTATTCTACAAGTATCGAAGACCCAATTTTCGAAGCAAACAGTGGCGATCTGTACATCGGTTCGGCCATCACATACGCCTACGGGGTATTTGAATCAGTGTATCTCGAAAGCTGCAATTTATACCAGGATAGACAACTCGCTTTTCTACCCGTCAGTTCAAGCGATTTTTTCATCTACCCGGAGAGTTATATTCTCAATACCATCATTCCAGATTTAGAAGCAAACTTGGCTACCCTTACGCCGGATACGGATCCTTACATTCAGTCAGAAGACAATTTGGAAGTTTGGGAACAATACATCCAACTCAACGCAGAAATAAAAGCGGAAGCCTTTGCCAACCAAACACCCGTACCCAAATCTTGGACAGCACAATCTGCCGAAACAGAAACAGTGAGTACCCTGACATCTGAAATGCGGGAAGTGGAATATAATATGTACATCGACCAAAATGTGGCAATTGAGGTAGGAATATACGCCGGAAACAATGGCGGAAGTGCAGGTGCCCGCATTCGCTCCAAAACGAGTAAAGGCAGTACGAACTCCTCTTCAAACCAGCACGAAACAACCATCAGCTATACCTTTGCAGATGACGATGTGATTTCATCAGAAAATCTAGATTCCGATGTATTCTCGGTAGACATCTATAAAGATCCCACTTTTGGCACGCCCATTTTCAAACTCAATGAAGAAAACACTGCCACTAGCTGTCCTTACGAAGGCGGTTACCAAATGCACAATCCGGAAATCACCTTCGAATCCAACAATTCAGATGACTTGACCATCTCAGATATTCCCAATGGAGATTCGTATACATTCGAGGTAGATATTTGCAATGACAGTGATTTTGCTCGAGAGTACTTCATCAAGGTACCATTGGAGAGTAATTTGAATGGATTACAAGTATCACTTGCCGGTACTCCGATTAATGTAAGCGATGGGATTACGACCAATATAATTCCAGCAAATACCTGCCTGGAAGATGCAGATGTGACAATAACACAAACCAATGGCAGTGAAGTATTGGACTATGAAGACATTCAAATTGTGATGTTTACGCCATGTCAACCGAGCTTTACCCCTACCACTTCTATCGTCACATTTGATGCTTATTTCACTAACAATACTACCGGACTCAATGAGTTGGAAGACAAGAACAATCTGCTCTCAGTATTTCCAAATCCAAACAAGGGGCAGTTCTCAGTAAAAGCGGAAGATCTTAAAGAAGTTAGCACTTTAGAAGTGAGAGACATTACGGGTAGAATGATCTATGAAACTCAAGTACTGCCAAATACCGAAAATCTCAACATCAACTTAGATAATGCTTCGAAAGGAATCTATATTCTCACCGTTTTCAATAGCGAAGTGCGTATGACGCAGAAAGTGGTCGTTGACTAAGCTTTGTATGAATCAGTTCGCGAGAAACCCTATTCCGATTGTCTTTCGGGATGGGGGTTTTTTGATTGTGGGAAAAGGTTGATACACTGTCTACAACTCCTCTTGCAATCTCAAAAACAATAGATTGGAAAGTCTAAGGTTTTAATAATGACATGCTCATCAAAACGAAATCTATGAAAAACTTCAGTCATTCGCGGATTCAGAGATATACCCAGCTGACACCTATTTGTGGACTCTAAAGCGTGGCTTCACAAATTGGAGGTCCTGATATTTCCTCGCGGTAAGAGAAGAAGGCATGGCCGAGAAGGCAAACCAATCTCGATTGATATATTTACCTCTTTAAGAAAATCATTTAACACACGGATATTCCAACCAAAAGCCATGATAAAACGATTTTTTAAGTGGACAGCTAAAATTATTCTTGGATTGATCTTGCTCATCGCCTTGGCCTACGGAGGCTTTCACCTAATAGAATACGCTACTGGTGGAAAATACGTGGAGTACCTTTCGGCAAATAGCGAGACCATTGGCACAGAAGAGGCTTTCACATTTGACCTTATGAGTGCTGATATCGAGAACAGTAAACTCATCCTTGCGGGAGAAATTCACGGCTTTAAAACGCCGCAACAGTTCGATCTCAACTTCTTTAAATACCTACACCGAGATCACGGAGTGCGCACATATGTGGCCGAGCTCGACTTTGTTCAGGCCGAGCTTATGAATCGATACATGAAATCAGGTAGCGAAGAAGAACTCTACCGAATTCTCGAAAACTGGACCGTGGTGCAAGGACGCAGAAACATGGACTACTACGATAAGTACCGCAAGCTTCAGGTTTATTACGACTCCCTTCCGTCAGAAGAGCGTTTCCAATTTATCGGCATTGATCAAATTCAGGATGAAACACTCTTTGCCGAATTTGTCAATGACCTGGTACCCGATAGCCTTCTTTCTGAAGTCTCGACCATCAGTGACACCACACTTTCGGGGAAGATCAATTGGCTTGAAACGGCTTTCGCCAATAGCGCTGACACCTTGGCCATGCTGGCTCATATTCAAGCAAACTTGGACTACGGAAAGATCGGAAGGGAAGAAATCCTCTTTCAAAATTTTCACGCATTGTACCAACAGCATAATCTTGGCGAAGAAAAAGTATATGGATATTTTGGTCTGTTTCATGTATTTCAATACCGCGTCAATGGCAATCATCCACTGGCGTCAAAAATCAGAGAATCCGATTTGGGACTGGAAGGAAACATTCTCTCCATCAATTTTATGATGAACGAAAGCTATATGGTAATGCCCAGCAATGGCCTGCCTGAGTTTATGCGCACCGGGCCCGTGAATAGTAAGATGCCCATTTCGGCGGACAACATGCTCTTCATGTACATCTACGGCGTAAAGGATTTTAAGCGCATGACTCCCGAAAACAGCAAATCGTTGATCAAGCTAGATGGAGAAGGAAGTCCTTACGAAAACTCATCGCGAATGAACACGACCATTCAGATACTTCCTGTGGCAGATAAAATGGAAATGACCGACGAGGGTAAGCCTTATGTTCAATACACGGTATTCGTGAGAAACTCTGATTGGGCAGAGCCAATGGAAGAATAGAGAACATGAGAATCCCTTGGCCTATTTGTTTCCTCCTCTTCGTTTGTTTTGGCTGTACGGCCAATAAGCAACTAACAAAAGGAAGCGTCGAACCAAAGGAGTTTAATGCTAAAGTATCCTTTACCACAGCCAAGTCATTGGTCCTGATCCCTTGCGAAATAGAAGGAAATACCAAGAATTTTATTTTCGATACAGGCGCGCAAGTCACCACTATCCAACGGGATTCAATCTTTGGCGAGATCATTACGGTTAGAGGTGGCTCAAATCGAACCGTGGAAAATGGCAGCGAAACGGTAGCCTCCTTAAAAATTGGAGAAGTAGATTTCATCAACACTTTCGCCACCAATGAAAATGAGGTGGAGTTGAGCAAAAGAATCCCTAATTATGGCGGCATCCTTGGAAGAACGGTGATTGACAAAGCCAATTGGCTGATCAACTACCCTGAGAAAACAATCGAGCTATCGAATGAGAACATCTGCACGGATGG
This genomic window from Cryomorphaceae bacterium 1068 contains:
- a CDS encoding homoserine kinase is translated as MKSITAFAPATLANFNVGYDILGLSLNNIGDEVELTFNNTGTNKIIEIINGDGLPYEVEKNCCSVVIRKMQEAQNDFRGVDIRLKKGFAAGSGLGSSSASSAAAAYGYNHLIDSPYTSKELVAFAAEGERVACGTDHVDNVAPSLLGGIILAKGKNPDDLIKLPLIDNLYIVTLYPNITVNTADSRKLLEDQVPLDTYIKQVAYMGTFVAGLYEKNLRLVADSLRDLVVEPARSFLIPHFKEMKSMAMTNDAMSFGISGSGPSIFALAEGEENAKRIEAALLKIYEDGNIATQTFINALVENSGARILNPKP
- the thrC gene encoding threonine synthase — encoded protein: MKYISTRKNEEKASFEEAVINGLSQNGGLYFPESIPQLPVSFFDQIENHEDHEIAFRVLKPFVEESLTDEQLRQVIATTITFPTPVVEVEKDIYSLELFHGPTQAFKDVGARFMSRCLSHFYKDKKEDVTILVATSGDTGSAVAHGFFDLPGVAVTILFPKGKVSPYQEFQMTSLGKNILVAEVEGTFDDCQKLVKEAFNDKELRKEMTLSSANSINIARLLPQMLYYFFAYKQLKSKLGDKRLVVSVPSGNLGNLTAGLLAKKIGLPIDQFISAHNANDTFYQYLSTGEFVKKASVLTYSNAMDVGNPSNFERIEHLYKGNITRMKADVSANRFSDSSTVEEVEKCYRETEYILDPHGAVGKLALSEQLHENEIGVFLETAHPQKFSKIIVKAIPDYRSEKVNLEGCSKVSMKNDYSDLRKLLMKRN
- the dinB gene encoding DNA polymerase IV, with translation MQLAIRKTSTLRKILHIDMDAFFASVEQRDNPELRGKPVAVGGSRERGVVAAASYEARKFGVRSAMPSSIAARKCPELIFTRSRFEVYKEVSQQIREIFHDYTDLVEPLSLDEAFLDVTENKRGMNRATEIAREIRQRILDETQLTASAGISVNKFLAKVASDINKPNGQKLIHPTQIDEFTANLEIKRFFGIGKVTAEKLNGMGIHTGADLRKYTRPELVQLFGKSGSYYFHICRGLDERPVRPDRIRKSVGAERTYSEDISDLTEQIAALQPISEEVSQRMKQGKYRGKTITLKLRYSDFTTHTRSRSIDHFTDREEEIYSIALELLEAHPREQSFRLFGISVSNLDTEPPSKGGQLTLDF